In one window of Brachyhypopomus gauderio isolate BG-103 chromosome 16, BGAUD_0.2, whole genome shotgun sequence DNA:
- the LOC143477316 gene encoding zinc finger FYVE domain-containing protein 1 isoform X1 has protein sequence MSEMLLKEMEDVSLSQPKEEEKGRGRSFLLVDENETLQVKDEGHFLQMLGCSAGQGVKVLSIFGNTGDGKSHTLNHVLFDGDEVFITSPSPTSCTIGVWAAYDPHLGLVVLDTEGLLGASTQQNQRMRLLLKVLAVSDVAVYRTRAERLHNDLFQFLGSASAAYLKHFTPQLRALSSRCGLDVPLSNLGPAVVVFQETSRTQLLGHEGAASADILLQKRFHDLGQSTEAFSSVQYVGTQTVTPPTDYTQLRTLIRQQVKSTASRAPRQPAIVFSALQALSDRFCGEISDDRLSLCSFFPDEYFTCPSVCLSCSIRCKNGMNHQKDRVPHVADGLCQYAHQYNNKVLICKRCYEGGREVIVVPKTSASSDNPWFGLAKYAWSGYVLECPHCGIIYRSRQYWLGNQDPESSVVRPEVKHVWQGSEVFQTDHQNAAQRVLDGVSYVVQSVSEYSSGPTKAVTTWLTDQVAPSYWRPNSEVTECHGCRRPFEETERKHHCRACGEGFCQACSTRCMPVPERGWGSGPVRVCDACHRQGGPPHATPAQTEPRTLVARRVTEVAQSTLDMVSTAVDYPLCFVKGVARPDYWVPDHEILQCHQCTKAFTSSAPKHHCRACGQGVCGGCSTRRRTVPSRGWDHPVRVCDSCATHLDAQ, from the exons ATGTCGGAAATGTTGTTGAAGGAAATGGAAGATGTGTCTCTTAGTCAGCCAAAGGAAGAAGAGAAAGGACGAGGACGGAGTTTTCTCTTGGTTGATGAAAACGAAACTCTACAG GTAAAGGATGAAGGCCACTTTCTCCAGATGCTGGGCTGCAGTGCTGGGCAAGGAGTCAAAGTCCTTTCGATCTTCGGCAACACCGGAGATGGCAAGTCTCACACGCTCAACCACGTCCTTTTTGACGGTGACGAGGTGTTCATCACgtctccctcccccacctcctgcaCGATCGGGGTGTGGGCTGCCTACGACCCCCACCTGGGCTTGGTGGTTCTGGACACGGAGGGCCTGCTGGGTGCCTCCACCCAGCAAAACCAGCGAATGCGCTTGCTGCTGAAAGTGTTAGCCGTGTCAGACGTTGCCGTGTACCGCACGCGCGCCGAGCGGCTGCACAACGACCTGTTCCAGTTCCTTGGAAGCGCTTCTGCCGCCTACCTGAAGCACTTCACCCCGCAGCTCCGCGCCCTGTCCTCCCGCTGTGGGCTGGACGTGCCTCTCTCCAACCTGGGGCCAGCGGTCGTGGTGTTCCAGGAGACATCTCGCACCCAGCTGCTGGGACACG AGGGCGCTGCCTCGGCGGACATCCTGCTCCAGAAGCGTTTCCACGACCTGGGCCAGAGCACAGAGGCCTTCAGCTCTGTGCAGTATGTGGGGACCCAGACTGTGACTCCACCTACAGACTACACCCAGCTGCGCACGCTCATCAGGCAGCAGGTGAAAAGCACCGCCTCACGCGCTCCCCGCCAGCCCGCCATCGTGTTCAGCGCCCTGCAG GCCTTGAGCGACCGGTTCTGTGGGGAGATCTCAGACGACAGACTCAGCCTGTGTTCCTTCTTTCCTGATGAGTATTTCACCTGTCCATCTGTCTGCCTAAGCTGCag CATTCGATGCAAGAATGGTATGAACCACCAAAAGGACAGAGTGCCACACGTGGCTGATGGGCTGTGTCAGTATGCACATCAGTACAACAACAAGGTCCTCATCTGTAAG AGGTGTTACGAAGGCGGAAGAGAGGTCATAGTGGTGCCCAAAACCAGTGCCTCCTCAGATAACCCCTGGTTTGGTCTGGCCAAATATGCCTGGTCAGG CTACGTTCTGGAATGTCCACACTGTGGAATCATCTACCGGAGCAGACAGTACTGGTTGGGGAACCAGGACCCTGAGAGCAGCGTGGTGCGTCCTGAGGTCAAGCACGTCTGGCAAGGG TCCGAGGTTTTCCAGACCGACCACCAGAACGCCGCCCAGCGCGTGCTGGACGGTGTCAGTTACGTCGTCCAGTCCGTTTCTGAGTACAGCTCCGGTCCGACGAAAGCAGTGACCACCTGGCTCACCGACCAAGTGGCCCCGTCGTACTGGAGACCCAACTCCGAAGTCACG GAGTGTCACGGCTGCAGGCGGCCGTTCGAGGAGACGGAGAGGAAGCACCACTGTCGCGCGTGCGGGGAGGGCTTCTGTCAGGCCTGCTCCACCCGCTGCATGCCTGTGCCCGAGCGAGGGTGGGGTTCAGgcccggtgcgcgtgtgcgACGCCTGTCACAGGCAAGGAGGGCCACCGCACGCCACGCCCG CGCAGACAGAACCTCGGACGCTGGTGGCACGCAGAGTGACGGAGGTGGCCCAGTCCACACTGGACATGGTCTCTACTGCGGTGGACTATCCTCTCT GCTTTGTGAAGGGTGTGGCACGTCCGGATTACTGGGTGCCGGACCACGAGATCCTGCAGTGCCACCAGTGTACCAAGGCCTTCACCTCCAGCGCTCCCAAACACCACTGCCGTGCGTgtgggcagggtgtgtgtggcggCTGCTCCACTCGGAGGCGGACCGTGCCGTCCCGCGGCTGGGACCACCCGGTACGGGTCTGTGACTCCTGTGCCACGCACCTGGATGCCCAGTGA
- the LOC143477316 gene encoding zinc finger FYVE domain-containing protein 1 isoform X2 — translation MLGCSAGQGVKVLSIFGNTGDGKSHTLNHVLFDGDEVFITSPSPTSCTIGVWAAYDPHLGLVVLDTEGLLGASTQQNQRMRLLLKVLAVSDVAVYRTRAERLHNDLFQFLGSASAAYLKHFTPQLRALSSRCGLDVPLSNLGPAVVVFQETSRTQLLGHEGAASADILLQKRFHDLGQSTEAFSSVQYVGTQTVTPPTDYTQLRTLIRQQVKSTASRAPRQPAIVFSALQALSDRFCGEISDDRLSLCSFFPDEYFTCPSVCLSCSIRCKNGMNHQKDRVPHVADGLCQYAHQYNNKVLICKRCYEGGREVIVVPKTSASSDNPWFGLAKYAWSGYVLECPHCGIIYRSRQYWLGNQDPESSVVRPEVKHVWQGSEVFQTDHQNAAQRVLDGVSYVVQSVSEYSSGPTKAVTTWLTDQVAPSYWRPNSEVTECHGCRRPFEETERKHHCRACGEGFCQACSTRCMPVPERGWGSGPVRVCDACHRQGGPPHATPAQTEPRTLVARRVTEVAQSTLDMVSTAVDYPLCFVKGVARPDYWVPDHEILQCHQCTKAFTSSAPKHHCRACGQGVCGGCSTRRRTVPSRGWDHPVRVCDSCATHLDAQ, via the exons ATGCTGGGCTGCAGTGCTGGGCAAGGAGTCAAAGTCCTTTCGATCTTCGGCAACACCGGAGATGGCAAGTCTCACACGCTCAACCACGTCCTTTTTGACGGTGACGAGGTGTTCATCACgtctccctcccccacctcctgcaCGATCGGGGTGTGGGCTGCCTACGACCCCCACCTGGGCTTGGTGGTTCTGGACACGGAGGGCCTGCTGGGTGCCTCCACCCAGCAAAACCAGCGAATGCGCTTGCTGCTGAAAGTGTTAGCCGTGTCAGACGTTGCCGTGTACCGCACGCGCGCCGAGCGGCTGCACAACGACCTGTTCCAGTTCCTTGGAAGCGCTTCTGCCGCCTACCTGAAGCACTTCACCCCGCAGCTCCGCGCCCTGTCCTCCCGCTGTGGGCTGGACGTGCCTCTCTCCAACCTGGGGCCAGCGGTCGTGGTGTTCCAGGAGACATCTCGCACCCAGCTGCTGGGACACG AGGGCGCTGCCTCGGCGGACATCCTGCTCCAGAAGCGTTTCCACGACCTGGGCCAGAGCACAGAGGCCTTCAGCTCTGTGCAGTATGTGGGGACCCAGACTGTGACTCCACCTACAGACTACACCCAGCTGCGCACGCTCATCAGGCAGCAGGTGAAAAGCACCGCCTCACGCGCTCCCCGCCAGCCCGCCATCGTGTTCAGCGCCCTGCAG GCCTTGAGCGACCGGTTCTGTGGGGAGATCTCAGACGACAGACTCAGCCTGTGTTCCTTCTTTCCTGATGAGTATTTCACCTGTCCATCTGTCTGCCTAAGCTGCag CATTCGATGCAAGAATGGTATGAACCACCAAAAGGACAGAGTGCCACACGTGGCTGATGGGCTGTGTCAGTATGCACATCAGTACAACAACAAGGTCCTCATCTGTAAG AGGTGTTACGAAGGCGGAAGAGAGGTCATAGTGGTGCCCAAAACCAGTGCCTCCTCAGATAACCCCTGGTTTGGTCTGGCCAAATATGCCTGGTCAGG CTACGTTCTGGAATGTCCACACTGTGGAATCATCTACCGGAGCAGACAGTACTGGTTGGGGAACCAGGACCCTGAGAGCAGCGTGGTGCGTCCTGAGGTCAAGCACGTCTGGCAAGGG TCCGAGGTTTTCCAGACCGACCACCAGAACGCCGCCCAGCGCGTGCTGGACGGTGTCAGTTACGTCGTCCAGTCCGTTTCTGAGTACAGCTCCGGTCCGACGAAAGCAGTGACCACCTGGCTCACCGACCAAGTGGCCCCGTCGTACTGGAGACCCAACTCCGAAGTCACG GAGTGTCACGGCTGCAGGCGGCCGTTCGAGGAGACGGAGAGGAAGCACCACTGTCGCGCGTGCGGGGAGGGCTTCTGTCAGGCCTGCTCCACCCGCTGCATGCCTGTGCCCGAGCGAGGGTGGGGTTCAGgcccggtgcgcgtgtgcgACGCCTGTCACAGGCAAGGAGGGCCACCGCACGCCACGCCCG CGCAGACAGAACCTCGGACGCTGGTGGCACGCAGAGTGACGGAGGTGGCCCAGTCCACACTGGACATGGTCTCTACTGCGGTGGACTATCCTCTCT GCTTTGTGAAGGGTGTGGCACGTCCGGATTACTGGGTGCCGGACCACGAGATCCTGCAGTGCCACCAGTGTACCAAGGCCTTCACCTCCAGCGCTCCCAAACACCACTGCCGTGCGTgtgggcagggtgtgtgtggcggCTGCTCCACTCGGAGGCGGACCGTGCCGTCCCGCGGCTGGGACCACCCGGTACGGGTCTGTGACTCCTGTGCCACGCACCTGGATGCCCAGTGA